Proteins from a genomic interval of Ndongobacter massiliensis:
- a CDS encoding four-carbon acid sugar kinase family protein codes for MKLSNTDFSPIGKVVSRAGQKKNLSGAAGWGEEIPFRALVIADDFTGAGDTGVQMRKQGIAVDVVLSASTFAGSGSMVLDTESRNIDGTVARGKVQEALTFLNPDTFEILYKKVDSTLRGNIVEELEAILAWAPAARVFFAPAYPVIGRTVRQKRLLLNGTPLMETEFAKDPQKPIRTDRVDVLLEKLGSVRHIGVQELAASDFAEMVRRETDEPDAGQRKKQTESPQLYTFDVLDEADLERIVQIGLDAPGRTLWVGSAGLANALFARLGRQVPALAVVGSISSTSIDQVYYAEAQGVTVLQPSIADLLTGNGQEPFAQSVLAHLAAGEDVILAPTRSRAQYEKTMRTAEESGIAAGEVGHRVQKYLAGVLDRVLHDFRPAGIFMTGGDTAYAIIEQLGAAGCTIEEEVRTGIVRSRLRGGAYDGIPIITKAGGFGKEDAVAVCLHLLKEREL; via the coding sequence ATGAAACTGTCAAACACGGACTTTTCGCCGATCGGGAAAGTCGTTTCGCGCGCCGGACAGAAAAAGAATTTGTCCGGCGCGGCGGGATGGGGCGAAGAGATACCGTTTCGTGCGCTGGTCATTGCCGATGATTTTACGGGAGCCGGCGATACCGGTGTGCAGATGCGAAAGCAAGGCATTGCCGTCGATGTCGTGTTGTCGGCGTCGACTTTTGCGGGCAGCGGATCAATGGTGTTGGATACCGAGTCGCGCAATATCGACGGAACGGTGGCGCGCGGTAAAGTCCAGGAAGCCTTGACCTTTCTGAATCCGGACACCTTTGAAATCCTCTATAAGAAGGTGGACTCCACACTGCGTGGAAATATTGTGGAAGAATTGGAGGCGATTCTCGCGTGGGCGCCGGCAGCGCGCGTATTCTTTGCCCCTGCCTACCCGGTTATCGGACGGACCGTGCGGCAAAAGCGTCTGCTCTTAAACGGAACGCCCCTGATGGAAACGGAATTTGCGAAGGATCCGCAAAAGCCGATTCGGACCGATCGCGTAGATGTGTTGCTGGAAAAACTGGGCTCCGTACGGCATATTGGAGTGCAGGAGCTTGCCGCGTCGGATTTTGCGGAGATGGTGCGACGGGAGACCGACGAACCGGACGCGGGACAAAGAAAGAAGCAGACAGAAAGTCCGCAGCTGTATACTTTTGATGTTTTGGATGAAGCAGATCTGGAGCGCATTGTACAGATCGGTTTGGATGCGCCAGGACGAACGCTTTGGGTCGGTTCGGCCGGTCTTGCCAACGCGCTGTTTGCCCGGCTAGGGCGCCAGGTGCCGGCATTGGCAGTGGTCGGTTCCATCAGTTCAACCTCCATCGATCAGGTGTATTACGCCGAAGCGCAGGGGGTGACGGTGCTGCAGCCCTCGATTGCGGATCTGTTGACCGGAAACGGACAGGAGCCCTTTGCGCAGAGCGTGCTTGCTCATTTGGCGGCGGGCGAGGATGTGATTCTTGCACCAACCCGGTCGCGCGCGCAGTATGAAAAGACGATGCGGACGGCGGAGGAATCCGGCATTGCCGCCGGTGAAGTGGGACACCGCGTACAGAAATATCTGGCGGGGGTGTTGGACCGGGTTCTGCATGACTTTCGTCCCGCCGGCATCTTTATGACCGGTGGAGACACCGCCTATGCCATCATTGAACAACTGGGCGCGGCGGGCTGCACCATTGAAGAAGAAGTGCGCACGGGCATCGTCCGTTCTCGATTGCGGGGCGGCGCCTACGATGGAATTCCCATTATTACCAAAGCCGGAGGATTCGGGAAAGAAGATGCCGTTGCCGTTTGCCTGCATCTATTGAAAGAGAGGGAATTATGA
- a CDS encoding UxaA family hydrolase, translated as MKNWIQAHSDDDVIVVVHAMQKGDVIHHTGGEIVVNNPVPAFHKVALRDIKKGQPVHKYAESIGTASCDIHRGDHVHTQNLESARGRGDEVHA; from the coding sequence ATGAAAAACTGGATTCAGGCGCATTCGGACGATGATGTCATCGTCGTCGTTCATGCGATGCAAAAAGGAGATGTCATTCACCATACCGGTGGCGAGATCGTCGTAAACAATCCGGTGCCCGCTTTTCACAAAGTTGCTCTTAGGGATATTAAAAAGGGACAACCGGTACATAAGTACGCGGAGTCTATCGGAACGGCATCCTGCGACATTCACCGGGGCGATCACGTTCATACACAGAATCTGGAAAGCGCGCGTGGGCGCGGAGATGAGGTGCACGCATGA
- a CDS encoding M20 family metallopeptidase, with the protein MFQLKEFLAHHEALVNIDSGSYVPGGTAKVADYLQKLYEELGLSVKRYEGTGGVGPRLEVRNHPEKKRVQALFLGHMDTVFPDGEAKRRPYRVENGVAHGPGAMDMKGGDVLLYFLVRRLVKELPDFSFCIAHNSDEELSSAQSYEWIQELAREADCAIVFEPGRPQGEFVSQRKGVSRYDVQFFGIASHSGAAPKDGASAIHTMADFIMKIRGAENEAQGTTVNVGLVQGGTAVNVLSAHAQCAVDVRFQSEEEYRRLSHVIREAQENPLDARVRVEITETGYRPAMMPFAKTQILMQRLEAAGEKTGLSVQWIHTGGASDGNFCSALGCPTIDGCGPCGAGAHTSDETLLVDTAEPRLETLFALLCDLHQHPFTADE; encoded by the coding sequence ATGTTCCAATTGAAAGAATTTTTGGCACATCACGAAGCGTTGGTGAACATCGACAGCGGCAGTTATGTGCCGGGTGGGACGGCAAAGGTTGCCGACTACCTGCAAAAATTGTATGAGGAACTGGGCCTTTCAGTGAAGCGATATGAGGGCACAGGGGGCGTCGGACCGCGCTTGGAAGTGCGCAACCACCCGGAGAAAAAACGGGTGCAGGCTCTTTTTCTGGGACATATGGACACCGTTTTCCCGGATGGAGAAGCGAAACGCCGTCCGTATCGCGTGGAAAACGGAGTCGCACATGGGCCGGGGGCCATGGACATGAAGGGCGGCGATGTGCTGCTGTACTTTCTTGTACGACGTTTGGTAAAAGAATTGCCGGACTTCTCCTTTTGCATTGCGCACAATAGTGACGAAGAATTGTCATCGGCGCAGTCGTACGAGTGGATTCAAGAACTGGCAAGGGAAGCAGACTGTGCCATCGTCTTTGAACCCGGACGGCCGCAGGGAGAGTTTGTCTCACAGCGCAAAGGCGTGTCGCGCTATGATGTGCAATTCTTCGGCATTGCTTCGCATTCCGGCGCCGCGCCGAAAGACGGAGCAAGCGCCATTCACACCATGGCAGACTTTATCATGAAGATCCGCGGCGCGGAAAATGAGGCGCAGGGGACGACGGTAAATGTAGGCTTGGTGCAAGGCGGTACGGCGGTCAACGTACTTAGCGCCCATGCGCAATGCGCGGTGGATGTGCGCTTTCAATCCGAGGAGGAGTATCGACGACTCAGCCATGTGATTCGCGAAGCGCAGGAAAATCCGCTGGATGCACGCGTGCGCGTAGAAATTACAGAAACGGGCTATCGCCCCGCTATGATGCCATTTGCCAAGACACAGATTCTCATGCAGCGTTTGGAAGCGGCGGGAGAAAAGACGGGGCTGTCCGTGCAGTGGATTCACACGGGCGGAGCGTCCGACGGAAATTTCTGTTCGGCGCTGGGTTGTCCCACAATCGACGGGTGCGGCCCTTGCGGTGCGGGCGCGCACACGAGTGACGAAACGCTTTTGGTCGATACAGCAGAACCGCGTCTGGAGACGCTTTTTGCCCTGCTGTGTGACTTGCATCAACATCCTTTCACAGCGGACGAATAA
- the pdxA gene encoding 4-hydroxythreonine-4-phosphate dehydrogenase PdxA produces MRRVVITIGDPAGIGPEVSLKAVAGSDALCEQTILVGSPAILQEYHRRLRLEKEIAVIREPEDFVTGKINVLPVLDLDFDHIQIGKVQAACGDAAFRYLERAIGLAMEKRVGPVVTAPLNKEALHLGGHAYDGHTEIFATLTGTKKYTMMLWSERMAVVHVSTHCSLREACNRVKKDRVLDVIRLGHRALLSLGVAQPKLAVAGLNPHSGENGLFGTEDRDEILPAVEAACREGIDCDGPVAPDTVFLKASRGVYDLVVAMYHDQGHIPMKLLAFDSGVNITLGLPIIRTSVDHGTAFDIAGKGIANEESMLWALKLANRFAQHEQ; encoded by the coding sequence ATGAGACGTGTGGTGATTACCATCGGCGATCCGGCGGGTATCGGCCCGGAAGTATCGCTGAAGGCGGTGGCAGGAAGTGACGCCTTGTGTGAACAGACAATTTTAGTCGGCAGCCCTGCCATTTTGCAGGAATATCATCGTCGGCTGCGCCTGGAAAAAGAGATCGCCGTCATCCGCGAGCCGGAAGACTTTGTCACCGGGAAGATCAATGTGCTTCCCGTGCTCGACTTGGACTTTGACCACATTCAAATCGGCAAAGTGCAGGCCGCTTGCGGCGATGCCGCTTTCCGCTATCTGGAACGTGCCATCGGGTTGGCAATGGAAAAACGGGTGGGGCCGGTCGTGACGGCACCGCTAAACAAAGAAGCGTTGCATCTGGGCGGTCATGCCTATGACGGGCATACGGAAATCTTCGCGACATTAACAGGCACAAAAAAATATACGATGATGCTGTGGAGCGAGCGCATGGCGGTGGTACACGTGTCGACGCACTGCTCGTTGCGCGAGGCGTGTAATCGCGTGAAAAAAGATCGCGTGTTGGATGTGATTCGTTTGGGGCATCGCGCGCTTCTCTCTTTGGGCGTGGCGCAGCCGAAGCTGGCGGTGGCGGGATTAAACCCGCATAGCGGCGAGAACGGACTGTTCGGCACGGAAGATCGCGACGAAATTCTCCCCGCCGTCGAAGCGGCATGCCGGGAAGGGATAGACTGTGACGGGCCGGTGGCGCCGGATACTGTATTTTTGAAGGCCAGCCGGGGTGTTTACGATCTCGTCGTTGCCATGTACCACGACCAGGGTCATATTCCGATGAAACTCCTTGCATTTGACAGCGGAGTGAATATCACATTGGGTCTTCCCATTATTCGCACTTCCGTTGATCACGGAACCGCTTTCGACATTGCAGGCAAGGGCATCGCCAACGAAGAGAGTATGCTCTGGGCATTAAAACTGGCGAACCGCTTTGCGCAACACGAGCAGTAA
- a CDS encoding 2-keto-3-deoxygluconate permease → MKILGTIHKIPGGLMIVPLLLGALVNTFIPQAIQIGGFTEAMFKTGSAAILGCFLFCNGAQINIKQVGEPLIKGVVLTAVKFFIGAGIGVMINNFFGTAGFLGISAVAAISAITNSNGGLYTALASQYGTANDVGAVSVLSLNDGPFFTMVAFGATGIANIPIIALVATVVPILLGFIFGNLDEDLRKFLAPGTSLLIPFFAFPLGSALDFRQLLVAGVPGILLGVLCTTITGAAGFLAYKLMKAKNPAVGAAIGTTAGNAAATPAALAAVGAITEEVAAAATAQVAAAIIVTAILCPLLVNALAKRYDTKKEEVKA, encoded by the coding sequence ATGAAAATTCTAGGAACGATTCATAAAATCCCGGGCGGCTTGATGATCGTGCCGCTGCTTTTGGGTGCGTTGGTAAACACATTTATTCCGCAGGCCATTCAGATCGGCGGTTTTACCGAAGCGATGTTCAAAACGGGTTCCGCGGCTATTCTGGGTTGCTTCCTCTTTTGCAACGGCGCACAAATCAACATTAAGCAAGTTGGCGAACCCCTGATTAAGGGCGTCGTGTTGACAGCAGTCAAATTTTTCATCGGCGCCGGCATCGGCGTCATGATCAATAACTTTTTCGGCACGGCCGGCTTTCTTGGCATCAGCGCCGTGGCGGCAATTTCTGCCATTACGAACTCGAACGGCGGACTGTACACGGCATTAGCGAGCCAATACGGCACAGCAAATGACGTCGGTGCGGTTTCCGTGCTGTCTTTGAACGACGGTCCCTTCTTCACCATGGTTGCTTTCGGTGCGACCGGCATTGCCAACATTCCAATCATTGCTCTGGTTGCGACAGTAGTTCCGATTTTGTTAGGTTTTATTTTCGGCAATCTTGATGAAGACCTGCGGAAATTCCTCGCGCCGGGCACTTCACTGCTGATTCCATTTTTCGCCTTCCCGCTGGGATCCGCATTAGATTTTCGTCAATTACTCGTCGCCGGCGTACCGGGCATCCTGCTGGGTGTTCTTTGTACCACAATTACCGGTGCTGCCGGGTTCTTGGCGTATAAACTGATGAAAGCAAAGAATCCGGCGGTCGGCGCGGCAATCGGAACGACGGCGGGCAATGCCGCGGCGACTCCGGCGGCGCTGGCTGCAGTGGGCGCCATCACGGAAGAGGTCGCGGCGGCGGCAACGGCGCAGGTCGCGGCAGCCATTATCGTAACGGCGATTCTCTGCCCGCTTCTAGTGAATGCACTGGCCAAGCGCTACGATACAAAGAAAGAAGAAGTAAAAGCGTAG
- the larA gene encoding nickel-dependent lactate racemase: MKVSLPYGKTQVSAEIDDARIQGVLVSKLEEVPREKSEEELVKEALDHPIGCEKLEELAKGKDKVVILCSDHTRPVPSKILIPQMLERIRKGNPQAKITLLIATGCHRLTDEEELRGKFGDEVFENEDIYVHDSRDESMLVHVGTLPSGGDIVVNKIAAEADLLVAEGFIEPHFFAGFSGGRKSVFPGCCSMKTVMYNHNAEFIDSPYARTGILEGNPIHKDMVSAARQLKLVFILNVVINSEKKIIHAVAGDLEAAHEAGTQWLSGKAGVPYTPADIVLTSNGGYPLDQNVYQSVKSMTAAEACVNPGGVIICSCLSNDGLGGDGFYRTFKEEPDEQKIIDEFLATPKEETIADQWQSQIFARVLLRARVIYISEVDDAIIRDMHMIPAHSLEEAMNIADELEGKDASVTVIPDGIAVIVRK; encoded by the coding sequence ATGAAGGTCTCATTGCCCTATGGGAAAACGCAGGTTTCTGCAGAAATTGACGATGCGCGCATCCAAGGTGTGTTGGTCTCCAAATTGGAAGAGGTGCCGCGGGAAAAATCCGAGGAAGAACTCGTAAAAGAGGCGCTGGATCACCCGATTGGCTGTGAAAAATTGGAGGAATTGGCCAAGGGAAAAGACAAGGTGGTCATTCTCTGTTCGGATCACACGCGCCCGGTGCCGAGCAAAATTTTGATTCCGCAGATGCTGGAGCGAATCCGTAAAGGCAATCCGCAGGCAAAGATTACGCTGCTGATTGCAACGGGATGCCATCGGCTGACGGATGAAGAGGAATTGCGCGGTAAATTCGGTGACGAAGTTTTTGAAAACGAAGACATCTATGTGCACGACAGCCGCGACGAATCCATGTTGGTGCATGTGGGGACGCTGCCGTCCGGCGGGGACATCGTCGTCAACAAAATTGCGGCGGAAGCGGATTTGCTTGTCGCCGAGGGCTTTATCGAACCGCACTTCTTTGCCGGTTTTTCCGGAGGCCGCAAGAGCGTATTTCCGGGTTGCTGTTCGATGAAAACCGTAATGTACAACCACAATGCCGAATTTATCGACAGCCCCTATGCCCGTACGGGTATTTTGGAAGGCAATCCCATTCATAAAGACATGGTCTCCGCCGCGCGGCAGTTGAAGCTCGTTTTCATTCTGAACGTCGTCATCAACTCGGAAAAGAAAATCATTCACGCCGTTGCCGGGGATTTGGAAGCCGCTCATGAAGCGGGGACGCAATGGTTGTCCGGCAAGGCGGGTGTTCCGTACACGCCGGCGGATATTGTGCTGACGTCCAATGGCGGTTATCCGTTGGATCAGAATGTTTACCAGTCCGTAAAATCCATGACCGCAGCAGAGGCCTGCGTCAATCCGGGCGGGGTCATTATCTGTTCCTGCCTCTCCAACGACGGCCTTGGCGGCGACGGATTTTATCGCACGTTCAAAGAAGAACCGGATGAGCAGAAAATTATCGATGAATTTCTCGCCACTCCGAAGGAAGAAACCATTGCCGATCAGTGGCAGTCGCAAATCTTTGCACGGGTGCTCCTGCGTGCGCGCGTCATTTACATTTCGGAAGTAGACGACGCCATCATTCGCGATATGCACATGATCCCGGCACATTCACTGGAAGAAGCGATGAATATTGCGGATGAGCTGGAGGGCAAGGATGCCAGTGTTACGGTCATCCCGGACGGCATCGCCGTCATCGTGCGCAAATAA